The Ammospiza nelsoni isolate bAmmNel1 chromosome 27, bAmmNel1.pri, whole genome shotgun sequence genome contains a region encoding:
- the MKNK2 gene encoding MAP kinase-interacting serine/threonine-protein kinase 2 isoform X2, protein MVQKKSEIPGFHRSFKGQNPFDLEFDQSNHLEPVFNFECPPRPDMPSSQPIDIPDAKKRNKKKKRCRATDSFSGRFEDVYQLQEEVLGEGAHARVQSCVNLITNKEYAVKIIEKRLGHIRSRVFREVEMLYQCQGHRNVLELIEFFEEEERFYLVFEKMRGGSILTHIHRRRHFNELEASVVVQDIASALHFLHNKGIAHRDLKPENILCESPDQVSPVKICDFDLGSGIKLNGDCSPISTPELLTPCGSAEYMAPEVVEAFNEEASIYDKRCDLWSLGVILYIMLSGYPPFVGHCGSDCGWDRGEACHTCQNMLFESIQEGKYEFPDKDWAHISFGAKDLISKLLVRDAKKRLSAAQVLEHPWVQGCAPDNTLPTPIILQRNSSAKELTSFAAEAIAVNRQLTRHDEDEEEEAEEEARPIIIKATSRAMQLSPPSESKLAKRRQKSSLAKAVASGQHLVAPLVLVADQA, encoded by the exons ATGGTGCAGAAGAAATCAGAGATCCCGGGATTCCACCGCTCCTTCAAG GGGCAAAACCCTTTCGACCTGGAGTTCGACCAGTCCAACCACCTGGAGCCCGTCTTCAACTTCGAGTGCCCGCCCCGTCCCG acatgCCTTCAAGTCAACCCATCGACATCCCTGATGCCAAGAAAaggaacaagaagaagaagcgCTGCAGAGCCACCGACAGCTTCTCGGGCAGGTTCGAAG ATGTTtaccagctgcaggaggaggtgctgggagaAGGGGCCCACGCCAGAGTGCAGTCCTGCGTGAACCTCATCACCAACAAGGAGTACGCGGTGAAG ATCATCGAGAAGCGCCTGGGACACATCCGGAGCAGGGTTTTCCGGGAGGTGGAGATGCTCTATCAGTGCCAGGGACACAG AAATGTGCTGGAGCTGATTGAGTTCTTCGAGGAGGAGGAGAGGTTTTACCTGGTGTTTGAGAAGATGAGGGGAG GCTCCATCCTGACCCACATCCACCGGAGACGCCACTTCAACGAGCTGGAGGCCAGCGTGGTGGTGCAGGATATCGCCAGCGCCCTGCACTTCTTGCACAACAAAG GGATTGCACACAGGGATCTGAAACCAGAAAATATCCTGTGTGAGAGCCCAGACCag gtcTCCCCAGTGAAGATCTGCGACTTTGACCTGGGAAGTGGCATCAAACTGAACGGCGACTGCTCCCCCATCTCCACTCCGGAGCTGCTCACCCCG tgtGGCTCAGCCGAGTACATGGCCCCAGAGGTGGTGGAAGCCTTCAACGAGGAGGCCTCAATCTATGACAAGCGCTGTGACCTGTGGAGCCTGGGTGTCATCCTGTACATCATGCTGAGTGGGTACCCCCCCTTTGTGGGCCACTGCGGCTCTGACTGCGGCTGGGACCGGGGTGAGGCGTGCCACACCTGCCAG aACATGCTCTTTGAGAGCATCCAGGAGGGGAAGTATGAATTTCCTGACAAGGACTGGGCACACATCTCCTTTGGAGCCAAAGACCTCATTTCCAAGCTGCTGGTGAGAGATGCCAAGAAGCGGCTCAGCGCAGCCCAGGTCCTGGAGCACCCCTGGGTGCAGGGG TGTGCCCCGGACAATACCCTGCCAACCCCCATCATCCTGCAGAG gaacagcagtgcCAAAGAGCTCACCTCCTTTGCTGCTGAGGCCATCGCTGTCAACCGCCAGCTGACACGGCATGACGAGGACGAGGAGGAAGAGGCGGAGGAGGAAGCACGACCCATCATCATCAAAGCTACCTCACGGGCCATGCAGCTCTCCCCTCCCTCTGAGTCCAAGCTGGCCAAGCGGCGGCAGAAGAGCAGCCTGGCCAAGGCAGTGGCCTCTGGGCAGCACCTGGTGGCCCCGCTGGTCCTGGTGGCCGACCAAGCCTGA
- the MKNK2 gene encoding MAP kinase-interacting serine/threonine-protein kinase 2 isoform X3 produces MVQKKSEIPGFHRSFKGQNPFDLEFDQSNHLEPVFNFECPPRPDMPSSQPIDIPDAKKRNKKKKRCRATDSFSGRFEDVYQLQEEVLGEGAHARVQSCVNLITNKEYAVKIIEKRLGHIRSRVFREVEMLYQCQGHRNVLELIEFFEEEERFYLVFEKMRGGSILTHIHRRRHFNELEASVVVQDIASALHFLHNKGIAHRDLKPENILCESPDQVSPVKICDFDLGSGIKLNGDCSPISTPELLTPCGSAEYMAPEVVEAFNEEASIYDKRCDLWSLGVILYIMLSGYPPFVGHCGSDCGWDRGEACHTCQNMLFESIQEGKYEFPDKDWAHISFGAKDLISKLLVRDAKKRLSAAQVLEHPWVQGCAPDNTLPTPIILQRHGQHVRRDTWMFDLPPAPHTPLIRASPAGTAVPKSSPPLLLRPSLSTAS; encoded by the exons ATGGTGCAGAAGAAATCAGAGATCCCGGGATTCCACCGCTCCTTCAAG GGGCAAAACCCTTTCGACCTGGAGTTCGACCAGTCCAACCACCTGGAGCCCGTCTTCAACTTCGAGTGCCCGCCCCGTCCCG acatgCCTTCAAGTCAACCCATCGACATCCCTGATGCCAAGAAAaggaacaagaagaagaagcgCTGCAGAGCCACCGACAGCTTCTCGGGCAGGTTCGAAG ATGTTtaccagctgcaggaggaggtgctgggagaAGGGGCCCACGCCAGAGTGCAGTCCTGCGTGAACCTCATCACCAACAAGGAGTACGCGGTGAAG ATCATCGAGAAGCGCCTGGGACACATCCGGAGCAGGGTTTTCCGGGAGGTGGAGATGCTCTATCAGTGCCAGGGACACAG AAATGTGCTGGAGCTGATTGAGTTCTTCGAGGAGGAGGAGAGGTTTTACCTGGTGTTTGAGAAGATGAGGGGAG GCTCCATCCTGACCCACATCCACCGGAGACGCCACTTCAACGAGCTGGAGGCCAGCGTGGTGGTGCAGGATATCGCCAGCGCCCTGCACTTCTTGCACAACAAAG GGATTGCACACAGGGATCTGAAACCAGAAAATATCCTGTGTGAGAGCCCAGACCag gtcTCCCCAGTGAAGATCTGCGACTTTGACCTGGGAAGTGGCATCAAACTGAACGGCGACTGCTCCCCCATCTCCACTCCGGAGCTGCTCACCCCG tgtGGCTCAGCCGAGTACATGGCCCCAGAGGTGGTGGAAGCCTTCAACGAGGAGGCCTCAATCTATGACAAGCGCTGTGACCTGTGGAGCCTGGGTGTCATCCTGTACATCATGCTGAGTGGGTACCCCCCCTTTGTGGGCCACTGCGGCTCTGACTGCGGCTGGGACCGGGGTGAGGCGTGCCACACCTGCCAG aACATGCTCTTTGAGAGCATCCAGGAGGGGAAGTATGAATTTCCTGACAAGGACTGGGCACACATCTCCTTTGGAGCCAAAGACCTCATTTCCAAGCTGCTGGTGAGAGATGCCAAGAAGCGGCTCAGCGCAGCCCAGGTCCTGGAGCACCCCTGGGTGCAGGGG TGTGCCCCGGACAATACCCTGCCAACCCCCATCATCCTGCAGAG GCATGGCCAGCATGTGAGGAGGGACACCTGGATGTTTGATCTCCCTCCAGCCCCCCACACCCCCCTGATCCGTGCCtcccctgcaggaacagcagtgcCAAAGAGCTCACCTCCTTTGCTGCTGAGGCCATCGCTGTCAACCGCCAGCTGA